A genomic segment from Spirochaetales bacterium encodes:
- a CDS encoding HEAT repeat domain-containing protein — protein MDIFTDVFSQNMWIIYIAGVVLFIIGFFAIRKLVMFLLTWIYREKWHLSKLDNEDPYERYFAIRALRKDGTLKALPQLIETLRHDEDMDICEEAYLSIDMIIERLSKRGVEAYKGLIIDIVANHWNTDFSRIKAIHLIGKYNIIEIEDILIQLLKTEKQSAILKEIIITLGNLKSKKAAPELFSILLGKKKDDLYREVFAFIRMMDLREYVEKIHNLVTNECHTADTYGEEGEYTYCYELSKTLINMGNKKEGSRLLNKRLAFLNNLKIPFSGDAENEENEIINRNYFLREREMQLIKETLKDEAEYVDH, from the coding sequence ATGGATATTTTTACCGACGTTTTTTCTCAAAATATGTGGATAATCTATATTGCCGGGGTTGTTCTTTTTATCATTGGCTTCTTTGCCATTAGAAAACTGGTGATGTTCCTCCTCACCTGGATATACCGCGAGAAATGGCATCTCAGCAAGCTCGATAACGAAGACCCGTATGAGCGGTATTTTGCGATCAGAGCGCTGCGAAAAGACGGGACACTGAAGGCGCTGCCCCAGCTTATCGAGACGCTAAGGCACGATGAAGACATGGACATCTGTGAAGAAGCCTATCTCTCAATCGATATGATTATCGAACGGCTTTCGAAACGGGGCGTTGAAGCATACAAAGGACTTATCATCGATATTGTCGCCAATCATTGGAACACCGATTTTTCCCGAATCAAGGCAATTCACCTTATCGGAAAATACAATATCATCGAAATCGAGGATATTCTCATACAGCTGCTCAAGACGGAAAAACAGTCCGCCATCCTGAAGGAAATCATTATCACCCTGGGCAACCTTAAAAGTAAAAAAGCGGCTCCGGAACTCTTTTCGATACTCCTGGGCAAAAAAAAAGACGATCTCTACAGGGAAGTATTTGCTTTTATTCGAATGATGGATCTGAGGGAATATGTGGAGAAAATCCATAATCTTGTCACGAATGAATGCCACACCGCGGATACATACGGAGAAGAAGGAGAATACACTTATTGTTATGAACTGTCGAAAACCCTCATCAACATGGGAAATAAAAAGGAGGGTTCAAGGCTTCTGAACAAACGACTCGCTTTTCTGAACAACCTGAAAATACCGTTTAGCGGCGACGCGGAAAACGAAGAGAATGAAATTATCAACAGGAACTACTTTTTACGGGAACGGGAGATGCAACTCATCAAGGAGACCTTGAAAGACGAAGCGGAATACGTTGATCATTAA
- a CDS encoding AAA family ATPase, with product MELFSSAASPGFEPLAARMRPRTLNEYVGQEHIIGPGRLLRRAIKADQITSVIFYGPPGTGKTTLARVIANTTKSNFVTINAVLAGVKEIRETVKKAQDYRVAYDQKTILFVDEVHRWNKAQQDALLPWVENGTIILIGATIENPYFEVNRALLSRSRIFQLKPLTAFDLRRIVRMTFCDTERGYGKFTVICDDDALDHLIHVANGDARSLLNALELAVETTPELFPPPDGETIHITLEIAEQSIQKKAVLYDKEGDYHFDTASAFIKSLRGSDPDAALYWCAKMVHAGEDPRFIFRRMLIFACEDVGMADPTALTITEAAAASFDRVGMPEGRFHLAHAVLYLSTCPKSHSAFGFFDAIDTVSNEADMDVPNHLKDSNRDKNAFGHGKGYLYPHAYRDHWVAQQYLPDSLKGSVFYRPGETGYEAAIKTLLNRRREAQLAAVTGQASPEVLTFSPPDRTRDVWFERAASTRSVMLGDIRDEIFSGIPFRRHETVLVLSCKDGLLLWEALRKVPEGGVVGIVARDEERKSLEHYAGSFAEFEKPILVTGDIETVAFGGPDGDTDITQFDAIVGRNTLTGRTDKQITVNRYHSLLSGGGKISIAEIIPSRTQRLSGLEELLPLGEKLLAAMRTVEDEVYHSPDNPIVNWTEDDLYSLFRDMKFRDIEKKRKTYREERYIREKDIERWFRTDGGERTGYGTALKKILTDSEFEDMVAGMKRELGETSVVWKHTVAFLRAVK from the coding sequence ATGGAACTTTTCTCTTCCGCCGCCTCCCCCGGATTCGAACCCCTCGCCGCGAGAATGCGCCCGCGAACACTCAATGAGTATGTCGGCCAGGAGCATATAATCGGTCCGGGAAGACTTCTCCGAAGGGCGATCAAGGCGGATCAGATAACATCCGTCATCTTTTACGGCCCCCCCGGTACCGGCAAAACCACCCTGGCACGCGTTATCGCGAATACGACAAAGAGCAATTTCGTTACCATAAATGCCGTTCTTGCCGGCGTAAAGGAAATCCGGGAAACCGTAAAAAAAGCTCAGGATTACCGCGTTGCCTACGATCAGAAAACGATCCTCTTCGTCGATGAAGTGCATCGCTGGAACAAGGCACAGCAGGACGCCCTGCTCCCCTGGGTTGAAAACGGCACGATCATCCTCATCGGCGCGACGATTGAAAATCCCTACTTCGAAGTCAATCGGGCGCTTCTAAGCAGAAGCAGGATATTTCAGTTAAAGCCCTTGACCGCCTTTGATCTCAGGCGTATCGTTCGGATGACGTTCTGCGACACGGAACGGGGGTACGGGAAATTCACGGTCATCTGCGACGATGATGCCCTCGATCACCTCATCCATGTGGCGAATGGGGATGCACGCAGCCTGCTCAACGCGCTTGAACTGGCGGTCGAAACGACCCCTGAGTTATTTCCACCGCCTGACGGAGAAACAATTCACATTACCCTTGAAATCGCCGAACAAAGTATACAAAAAAAGGCGGTCCTCTATGACAAGGAAGGGGACTACCACTTTGACACCGCAAGCGCGTTCATCAAATCATTGCGCGGTTCGGACCCCGATGCCGCCCTCTACTGGTGCGCGAAAATGGTTCACGCCGGTGAAGATCCCCGCTTTATCTTCCGAAGAATGCTTATCTTTGCCTGTGAGGATGTGGGAATGGCCGATCCCACGGCACTCACGATCACGGAAGCGGCGGCCGCCTCATTCGATCGCGTCGGTATGCCGGAAGGACGCTTTCATCTGGCCCATGCCGTGCTTTATCTTTCCACCTGTCCGAAATCCCATTCCGCGTTCGGTTTTTTCGATGCGATAGATACCGTGAGTAACGAGGCGGATATGGATGTCCCGAATCACCTGAAAGACTCGAACAGGGACAAAAACGCTTTCGGTCACGGAAAAGGGTACCTCTATCCGCACGCCTACAGAGATCACTGGGTCGCTCAACAATACCTGCCCGATTCGCTGAAAGGAAGTGTCTTCTATCGGCCCGGAGAAACGGGATATGAGGCGGCCATAAAGACGCTTCTCAACCGCCGGAGGGAAGCCCAGCTCGCCGCCGTCACGGGACAGGCTTCGCCCGAGGTTCTCACCTTTTCCCCGCCGGACAGAACCAGGGACGTGTGGTTCGAGCGGGCGGCAAGCACGCGTTCGGTGATGCTCGGCGACATTCGCGATGAAATATTTTCGGGTATCCCGTTCCGGCGCCATGAAACGGTGCTCGTCCTTTCTTGTAAGGACGGCCTGCTTCTCTGGGAGGCTTTGCGCAAGGTTCCCGAAGGGGGTGTCGTCGGTATTGTCGCCCGCGATGAGGAAAGGAAATCCCTCGAACATTATGCCGGAAGTTTCGCCGAATTCGAAAAACCGATACTGGTAACGGGTGACATCGAGACGGTCGCCTTCGGCGGCCCTGATGGGGATACGGATATAACGCAATTCGACGCGATCGTCGGGCGCAACACCCTCACCGGCCGTACCGATAAACAGATAACGGTGAACCGATACCATTCTCTTCTGTCCGGGGGAGGAAAAATTTCGATTGCCGAAATCATCCCCTCACGGACCCAGAGACTCTCCGGCCTCGAGGAACTCCTTCCGCTGGGCGAAAAACTCCTTGCCGCGATGCGAACCGTGGAGGATGAAGTGTACCATTCACCCGACAATCCCATCGTCAACTGGACGGAAGACGACCTCTATTCACTGTTTCGCGACATGAAGTTCCGCGATATCGAAAAAAAACGAAAGACATACAGGGAGGAACGGTACATCCGTGAAAAGGATATCGAACGGTGGTTCAGGACGGACGGAGGTGAACGG